The DNA sequence CGGTGTAACGGCCACGTGGATTATCCGGCCGTGCGACCGATGAGTTCCGGGGCGAGGATCGGTCGGTACCGGTGACAGCGTTCCGCACGCCCAGGAGGTACCCATGGCAACCGACGGATTCACCACGTGTCTCTGGTACGACGGCCAGGCCGAGGAGGCCGCCAACTTCTACGTCTCCGTGTTCAAGAACTCCGGCATCGGCAAGGTCGCGCGCTACCCCGAGGGCGCGATGCAGCCGGCCGGCTCCGTCATGACCGTCGAGTTCACGGCCAACGGCCACAAGTTCCTCGCGCTCAACGGCGGCCCCCAGTTCAAGTTCACCGAGGCGACCTCCTTCATGATCTTCTGCGAGAACCAGGAGGAGATCGACTACTACTGGGAGAAGCTCATCGAGGGCGGCGGCGAGCCCGGCCCCTGCGGCTGGCTCAAGGACAGGTTCGGGCTGTCCTGGCAGGTCGTCCCGGACAGCCTCGACGCCATGGTCACCGACCCGGACCCGGCGAAGGCGGCCCGCGTGACCAAGGCCTTCATGGAGATGGGCAAGTTCGACATCGCCGCTCTGGAGAAGGCCTACGTCGGATAGGGAACCGGCCCCGCCGTCAGCCGACGGTGTGCGTGCCGATCACTCGGGTGATCTCCCGGGCGATCCGCAGGATCCCGGGCGAGCGGACCGGGCACGGCCTGGGCTTCGAGGTCGTCGGTGCCAGACAGAAGTGCAGGTAGTCGTCGTCGCGGTGCAGGGCGGTCCGGTCGCGGTCCGACTGGGTGCAGTACTCGGCGTGCTCGCGCTCGTACGCCGTGCACGGCAGGTACTGGACCCAGGAGTGACGGGCCCCGGCCGCGCTCAGCGCCTTGCCCGCGTCGGCGAGCAGGCCGCCCGAGGCGCCGGCCCGCAACTCGTACAGGGCGTTGACGCGCCGGACCCGGTCGGGGGCGATCGGGTCCGGGCCCTGCAGCACCCAGACGATCCGTGTCTCACCGGCCGCAGCGATCTGGTCGGTGAGCCGCTTCAGGTCCGCCTCGTACCGCTTGAAGTACTTCCCGGGCGAGGCGTCATGGGTGATCCCGTCCATGCACGGCGTGTAGCCCCACGCGTTCCCCCAGAACTGCAGCACCACGAAGTCCGGCCGCAGCCTGCGCACCAGGGCGGCCGCCTTGTCCGCGACCGGCACGAGGGACCGCTCGCCGGTGCCCTCCAGG is a window from the Streptomyces sp. NBC_00299 genome containing:
- a CDS encoding VOC family protein, with product MATDGFTTCLWYDGQAEEAANFYVSVFKNSGIGKVARYPEGAMQPAGSVMTVEFTANGHKFLALNGGPQFKFTEATSFMIFCENQEEIDYYWEKLIEGGGEPGPCGWLKDRFGLSWQVVPDSLDAMVTDPDPAKAARVTKAFMEMGKFDIAALEKAYVG
- a CDS encoding SGNH/GDSL hydrolase family protein; this encodes MRRPWIVGLLLAAVLLGACGDPASGPEAAPPPDAPQASVTTQQRKPASPSASTGTGKKAPSKAPTVLYLGDSLAMEAQDVLGQEVRRELGATYASAPYSGTTLCDYLEGTGERSLVPVADKAAALVRRLRPDFVVLQFWGNAWGYTPCMDGITHDASPGKYFKRYEADLKRLTDQIAAAGETRIVWVLQGPDPIAPDRVRRVNALYELRAGASGGLLADAGKALSAAGARHSWVQYLPCTAYEREHAEYCTQSDRDRTALHRDDDYLHFCLAPTTSKPRPCPVRSPGILRIAREITRVIGTHTVG